A segment of the Zingiber officinale cultivar Zhangliang chromosome 8B, Zo_v1.1, whole genome shotgun sequence genome:
AGCCCCTGCTCTGCATGTGTCAGAGAGGGCATATCTTCCAATTTGAACCATGTCCAAGAACACATATCCAAAGGTGACTCCTTCATGTCTCTCCGAGCTCGAAACTGAGATCATTAAAACGAGATGTAAATGCAACATGACCAAATTTTGCATTAAATAATCACCTGATAGCTAATGTTCTCAAAGTACCTGTCTCAGATGAAGCCCTTGCTGCTATTCTTTGGTTTCCTATATAAATGTTTCTTCCCTGCATTTCTCCATATATTCCTTCTCCAGAGTAGATGCAGAATTCTTTTACATATTCTGGTTCTGGTTCAATGGAACGTGACCTAGCATGTTCAACAAATGCAGCAGCCATTGGATGGCTAGATTTACTCTCAATACTTGAAACCCTGAAACAAAGTAAACATCTATTCAATTTCCAAACTTCCTGCACATACTTCCATCTCCAATGTCAAGTGGAAATCACATTCTACTTGTACGTACCAGTAAAGAAGTGTATCCTGGGTGACCTTACTGCTTGTGGATTGGAATTCCACAATGGTGAACTCTCCTCTTGTTATGGTTCCAGTCTTGTCAAATGCCACGACTTTTATCTTGGCGAGGGATTCAAGAACATCTCCACCTTTTATGAGAAGCCCTACTCTTGCAGCTTTCAGGAGTGCACAAAAGGTTGCCACAGGTGTCGATAGCACGAGTGCGCACGGGCATGCGCTCACAAGAAGGACCAGTGCCAATTGAAACCAGCTTCTGGGATGTTTAACCTTTGTTATCAGAGGCATAATTGAGATTACTGCAGCTGCTATCACCACGGCTGTGAAAAGATAGGTTGAGATGAGGAAGGAGCCTTTGATGCTTCGTAACACAAACTGATCTTCATTTAGAAGATCAAAGAAACATAACATGAATTGGGAAAATAACAAGGCCTACAGACCCGGTGTGTAATACTTTGTGCAAGAATCTATCAGCCTCTGTGTGCTTGATCTGCTGTTTTGTGCGTCTTCGACCAACCTTGTCATTCTAGCAACGGCGGAATTCTCAGCAAGAGCGGTCGTTCGGACACTGATATAACCTGCAAAGCTAGTTAGAGATCGCTAATGAAGTCTTACACTCTTCAGTTTCGAACTTGTGGGAAGATGTTACCATCTAGGTTGAGTGTTCCAGCCCAGACCGGGCAGTCGGCTTGCTTGGCTACTGGGAAGGACTCTCCGGTGAGGCTTTTCTCGTCAACTTCAGACTGTCCGTCAACTACAATTCCGTCTATTGGGATTACTTCTCCAGCTTTGACAGCAATGATGGTATTGATTTTGACATCGTCGACGCCCACAGCTCGACCTGTTTCAGCTAGAACAGCTTTCTGCGGAGTCATGCTCATCAGTGATGACATCCCAGCAGTAGCCTGCAGGTTATACATCTAGCTCAGTTCAGCTCTTAAAACCAGCTGCACTGAGACTGAAGAAATTGCATCAACCGGGTAAAAGAACTCTGTTACAGACTAAGGGCCCTAGGTCTGTTACAGAGTACTCATACTAACCTTGTGGCTGGCCCTTGTTTCCAACCATTCAGCAACTGTGAACAAGAATACAACGAAGGCTGCTTCTGAATAGTCCCCGAGCGCAATGGCCCCAGCAACTGTTCAAAGGCATCAGCTTGGGACATTAAATAGCATTTATGAGACAGATCACCTTGAATGCGAAGGTTTTGTGAGAAAGAGATGCTTGATCAAAGTGTGGAACTATCAAAATTTCTGTGTTTGCAAGGGCAGTAATACCTGCAATGAGCAGAAGGATGTTGATGTCCAGCGTAAGCCGTCGAATTGCTGCGACGCCTCTCAAAATAATCGGCACAATGCCGACTGAAACAGCTGCTATAGCAAACCATCTAAGAGGATGGAAGAAGTGCTTGAAGAGCGAGACCAGCAGCAGCACTCCACAAGCCAAAATGTATGGACTTGGCCATTTCTTGGGAACGCTTGCAGATCCATGTGTGCGAATTGTAGCTTCGAGTCTTGCCTGGTTCAGAGCCTTAACTGATGAAAACAGCAAACCTCATCAGATTGAAAATGAAAGCGTTTAGTTGTATTTTCGAGTACAGATGAAGTTAAAGGAAATCCTTTTTCTGATATGTTCAGATCGACTCACGTATGTCCTGCTGCGAGATGAGGTTGCTGTCATGTACCACGATCACCGTCTTGGTTGGAACAACCACGGAAACCTTATTGACTCCATTAAGAGGCTTCAAAATCTTCTCAATTAAGGGGACTTCGGATGTGCAGCAGATGCCTAACACGTCGAAGTAGCTCTTGTGGTACTTTGCTTCCTTGGCTTTCTTGTCTTTGCCTTGTTCTTCACCCATCTTTTCCTTTGCTAATCACACAACAGTTGCTGAATGCACACACCGtttaaattttgatcaaatttgatTCAAGTGAGAATCGAACCTAAGAaacaagatgaaaaaaaaaacagaagtaAATAATATAATTCTCTTCTTTCTCTCACTTAAATCTACCTTGTATTGTCCTGAATCTGCAGGACTCTGGTTTTTAGTGTCTAGCTTATCTTTCCGAACTCTCACTTTTGTCACAATGCACGTCAGATTGCAACAACTTAAATTCTgttcttgttcttattcttgttttgaaggaaaatagaatctgaagaacaaaattgaaactgtttttcaaattttgaaaacatcCAAAAGGAAAAGCCCTCTAAAGTTACAAGTGCAGCTCTTTCTGATAAATTACCTGAAAGTAGATGGCCAAGAAAAGCTACTGGCATCAACTTTGAGGGACGTCCTACACTTATTGCTCTCCGTCTTGGTTTTAGCAACCCATTTTGCCACTTATTTTCTCTCCATTCACATATGTGGCACAAGCACATTTAGCTTCTCTGCCATGAGCGGTGCCGTTTGATTTATATGGAGTTTCACAGATAGAAGGTCAAATACTGCATCAAAAGCATAGAAaaaattatcatatatatatatatagatcgtTGTTCGTTCAAGGTTGTTTTAAAGAAAGGGGGAAAA
Coding sequences within it:
- the LOC122015234 gene encoding putative inactive cadmium/zinc-transporting ATPase HMA3, producing MGEEQGKDKKAKEAKYHKSYFDVLGICCTSEVPLIEKILKPLNGVNKVSVVVPTKTVIVVHDSNLISQQDILKALNQARLEATIRTHGSASVPKKWPSPYILACGVLLLVSLFKHFFHPLRWFAIAAVSVGIVPIILRGVAAIRRLTLDINILLLIAVAGAIALGDYSEAAFVVFLFTVAEWLETRASHKATAGMSSLMSMTPQKAVLAETGRAVGVDDVKINTIIAVKAGEVIPIDGIVVDGQSEVDEKSLTGESFPVAKQADCPVWAGTLNLDGYISVRTTALAENSAVARMTRLVEDAQNSRSSTQRLIDSCTKYYTPAVVIAAAVISIMPLITKVKHPRSWFQLALVLLVSACPCALVLSTPVATFCALLKAARVGLLIKGGDVLESLAKIKVVAFDKTGTITRGEFTIVEFQSTSSKVTQDTLLYWVSSIESKSSHPMAAAFVEHARSRSIEPEPEYVKEFCIYSGEGIYGEMQGRNIYIGNQRIAARASSETVSSSERHEGVTFGYVFLDMVQIGRYALSDTCRAGAAEAIKELKSLGIKTVMLTGDSKEAAMHAQSQLNHGIEEVHAELLPEDKVKLIGDLESREGYTAMVGDGMNDAPALALASVGISMGISGSAVAMETSHITLMSNDIGKIAKAIRLARKTRYTVITNIIFSIVTKIAILALAFAGHPLLWAAVLADVGTCLLVILNSMTLLQSKTSSGKKCCGSSHKPKSACGSSSTCAQSGCHDHRKANDETVDQDHHAESPCRSRCGHARGVKEEIMHDSCMEQSRQAESPCHSRSHCGHAQGSEEQTVHDHCHSHCGQTTHLKAISTPTQEHSVSIADDACQKHGCEQDTSLACINETSQKNAGCCGSDANKCGKEEGCSSSQGIITGRRETGGCCRSYRKACTGKKDSCCASERIQLPEIITE